From Larus michahellis chromosome 8, bLarMic1.1, whole genome shotgun sequence, one genomic window encodes:
- the DARS2 gene encoding aspartate--tRNA ligase, mitochondrial, with product MALPRLLRPLLRGLPPLARLGCGRALHRAAPAPAPAAPDFNSFVTRTNTCGELRSAHVGQEVTLYGWIQYQRQGLFLVLRDFQGLTQIIIPQDEAHAHVKKLLSNAPVESVVRVTGIVIPRPPGQENPKMPTGDIEVKAETAEVLNSCKKLPFEIKDFIKKSEALRMQYRYLDLRSFQLQYNLRLRSQIVMRMREYLCNLHGFVDVETPTLFKRTPGGAKEFLVPSREAGKFYCLPQSPQQFKQLLMVGGLDRYFQVARCYRDEGSRPDRQPEFTQIDIEMSFVDQAGIQRLIEGLLQYSWPEQRGSITTPFPSMTYEEALANYGTDKPDTRFGMKIVDIGDFLRRSDIQFVQDALSYPHGTVKAICIPHGVRYLKNKDLESLKESAKSQFNQEIMEIICRPDGSLKSLLTKFLGEKQQSELIQALNMQVDDVVLLAAGEHKQVCSALGSLRLETADLLEAAGLVLRDPTAFHFLWVVDFPLFLPKEENPTELESAHHPFTAPHPSDTSLLYSDPTKVRSQHYDLVLNGNEVGGGSIRIHSAEQQRFVLEKVLKEDSEVLSHLLEALEFGAPPHGGIALGLDRLISLIVDAPSIRDVIAFPKSFRGRDLMGNAPDYVTPEELEPYHIQVSWLLAEKEAKKN from the exons acTTCAATAGTTTCGTCACTCGGACCAACACTTGTGGGGAGCTGCGCTCTGCTCACGTGGGGCAAGAGGTCACACTGTATGGGTGGATTCAGTATCAAAG GCAAGGCCTGTTTCTTGTTCTGAGGGATTTCCAGGGGCTGACCCAGATCATCATTCCACAAGATGAG GCACACGCCCATGTGAAGAAACTCTTGTCTAATGCCCCAGTGGAGTCTGTTGTGCGAGTGACTGGAATTGTGATCCCTCGGCCACCAGGGCAGGAGAATCCG AAAATGCCAACAGGGGATATTGAAGTGAAGGCGGAGACTGCAGAGGTCCTAAACTCCTGCAAGAAGCTACCTTTTGAAATCAAGGATTTTATCAAG AAATCAGAGGCCTTACGGATGCAGTATCGCTATTTGGACTTGCGTAGCTTCCAGTTGCAGTATAACCTGCGGCTGAGGTCACAGATAGTGATGAGGATGCGGGAATATCTGTGTAACCTCCATG GGTTTGTGGATGTAGAAACTCCAACGCTCTTTAAAAGAACGCCAGGG GGAGCAAAAGAATTCCTTGTGCCCTCGAGGGAAGCGGGCAAGTTCTACTGTCTGCCACAGAGTCCTCAGCAGTTCAAGCAGCTCCTCATGGTTGGAGGCCTGGACAG GTACTTTCAGGTTGCTCGCTGCTACCGAGATGAAGGTTCGCGGCCTGACAGGCAGCCTGAATTCACTCAG ataGATATAGAGATGTCATTTGTAGATCAAGCTGGGATCCAGAGACTGATAGAGGGCCTCCTGCAATATTCCTGGCCTGAGCAAAGAGGCTCCATTACGACTCCTTTCCCTTCGATGACATATGAGGAGGCACTGGCTAACTATGGGACTGATAAACCAGACACTCGTTTTGGGATGAAG ATAGTGGATATCGGTGACTTTTTACGAAGATCGGACATTCAGTTTGTGCAGGATGCACTCAGTTACCCACATGGCACAGTCAAAGCCATTTGTATTCCTCATGGAGTG AgatatcttaaaaataaagatttggaGTCATTAAAGGAGTCTGCAAAATCCCAGTTTAACCAG GAAATCATGGAAATTATCTGCAGGCCTGATGGAAGCTTGAAGTCTCTGCTCACAAAGTTTCTTGGTGAGAAGCAGCAGTCGGAGCTTATCCAAGCGCTGAACATGCAGGTGGATGAcgtggtgctgctggcagctggcgaACACAAGCAAGTG tgCTCTGCATTAGGAAGCCTACGGTTGGAGACTGCTGACCTTCTCGAGGCGGCTGGGCTGGTGCTCCGTGATCCCACAGCCTTTCACTTTCTGTGGGTAGTGgatttcccccttttcctcccaaaGGAAGAGAATCCCACTGAACTGGAATCTGCTCATCACCCCTTCACTGCTCCTCATCCTTCAGATACCAGCCTCCTCTATTCTGATCCCACAAAG gtccGTAGCCAACACTATGACCTTGTGCTGAATGGCAATGAAGTTGGAGGTGGCTCCATCAGAATTCATAGTGCAGAACAACAGCGTTTTGTGCTGGAGAAAGTGCTGAAG GAGGATTCTGAGGTGCTTTCCCATCTGCTTGAGGCTTTGGAATTTGGAGCTCCACCTCATGGAGGAATTGCTTTAG GACTTGACAGGCTGATCTCTCTCATCGTTGACGCTCCAAGTATCCGAGACGTCATTGCTTTTCCTAAATCCTTCaggggacgagacctgatgggcAATGCTCCAGACTACGTCACTCCAGAAGAACTAGAGCCGTATCACATCCAGGTTTCCTGGCTTCTTgcagaaaaagaggcaaagaaaaactAG